One segment of Mastomys coucha isolate ucsf_1 unplaced genomic scaffold, UCSF_Mcou_1 pScaffold23, whole genome shotgun sequence DNA contains the following:
- the Cep295 gene encoding centrosomal protein of 295 kDa isoform X7, producing the protein MAEVTRAEPWLSRRSPNGCWVAGRVRVPVCRETRPHTLSDTLYLKYSEMKRKVMNAKLRLSPNEEAFILKEDYERRRKLRLLQVREQERGIAFQIREGVKQRRSQQVSHLAEELRAKWEEAQSQKIQNLEKLYLASLRHMGDGHRQAKENEPDLDALSRRAAERKGKAEVRHKEALKVQKNQKEMLMKQKTRHIKARKEAVLVEKQRSAKMARLPPPVPSPFENIDVNRIPSLKTNSSTYHHISTFVSRQMDTEQPDAHLAAEEEARRVERLRKQAAQERMEQFERAHVRGCQAMKKIHLAQNQERLMEELKQLQKEDLARRRQTVAQMPPQLLELPYRRNEMKEDWQRELEFAFEDMYNADRKVKGNLILHLKPEPLPTMSDQLQDEELDLSVEGENEGETENPQVPDTAVICPSGTVPLATKTQQIPSRLLFKRLLSKIRSQKSLWTIKSISEDEGEVTASISESESKIPSMDSGSITTEERTAPFEQEQVMDSERLTIESGPLSSEDKPFSYKVGTGKEQAMASSPPATTVAQSSVLLHPQEEAVRIRMSLRHKQIMEIEEQKQKQLELLEQIEQQKLRLETDCFRAQLEEQRKKADQLEVCPAPMSHAMISDEDCHRQMIRNYQHQLLQQNRLHKQTIETARKRLLEYQTVLKERCPSMSAAILIPDSVVSRPPQQSQKPAASSDYGDPSQRLKLSPSKYQPVKPTQIPTLEQTHIQVPREGHIPQRQGKIAGSEMLAEQSVKSQERQWQFSQVETHQRDYELVLKDSHSLSRTLSYVRPQILQDAGEISKPPRAIICQSLDSQQISSEDSENISSKPTEPSSFLPLLPECPFTSLPVKLESGTIQKPFTTINQSVISQMRDQPLSSSETITAQKDDLRFLQEQLELQKKVLQARQEAQEKLLLCTQKELEQHTGLPVFLPSPVGNIFPSLPSASAESGNFQTSSTKSDATVSSDNMDRLWDSSQPISSRQTNLEFLQEQFSVEKDNLQARREAQEVLFAHTQSQLDKIVHSEQAGSSWPYQVAQQSFSSLTSVDTQSRKTQKQPLPMNKKGLLPNQTEVSRAQDGSSGFLQQTLPLQNTLRLLQEQLTLQRGMTQPRHDAQEELLLRKERCSTDSVAGPVNSLSSVVAQHLDASHAVSEIGPQKLQELYSSKKENTFLSSHLITPAVQEESPGFPQHSLPRQEHFTSLQEETHIQRVILGARKKNQEFAHKQNELERGLCSQQTGGALSSPSQVTEWELSQESVSARSDSTDPVSHFKIPGFQERLVRVSQRTFPLQDNFQEHQEWVNTEKESFQFSSQTRENTSSQQTGFSSFEPSLRLSSCVSLPSADSGITQQPLSTESDSKVKSSHLQIPELQHRLLKISQLIQPQQDSLKALQDQLATQREAIVHSRQEAHEETLREWKEKIFPEQVGPFSLLIPQRSLASFPVSDTERTQGLCSANSDTISSGYSEMLELPDRALGLSHTALPQQDNLTAHPEHLYAQTNSFHSTEKAQEGLVFPRLCKCEDMSAEHFIQPHHDDLKAVQQQLDMQRESIRSGQEIQEEMLLQRLNNLEQRVSCKQIGSSPFSSQVALPIANSEETLQSFPTKSDDAEMLRSHDEYLGFPQPLLPLQNSMTEQLNIEMVSHKELLLHKQKSQNKSDFPEHSLPALFLSKEIEHPFIPLPFAETKSKSICESYLSEKEHAAPNDAVITRFQDRLLSYSQPALTQQDNMSLQKQLNLQREALQTRQKAQEELLMQRQTFLQQHIQKHRETLKDFFNISQARNTTGENDLEMQKTEQLGGWFPHIQGLTWGDSGQGSSSGEQPHSADVYVEHGGDSLGKELSGRASKPPVSKVKCVLDLNQHELSTIQEVESPASGRTSMTGKAEFYQERDPLRVSVSREQSFLGSPLAHDPFGCHQPPVQENSKSHDSAKTVKVKKSDVEDHAVLSRAISEEEEKEEEEEACTYLGPLVKPDDEAETQEISQEPLSSVTVSTGSFLSYEITDLSLTDPESFSEPTEHQEQESTNKQEETDPFSRAFPSIQIISQQQHSLGAHNSLLPTEEESTSDHAHVQQIIDKDIDEANLIPDKRDFQVPDVDLDFRELEHIFPHLHRQLFKPLEPHLDFDLSPGTSQEDRDFYQDLNSLFSSSYQNSLHRKASMLIYPAFIALKQEVLPEAWKATTILKYYKIRKKVSISSPQQRI; encoded by the exons atactttatatttaaaatactcagaaatgaaaagaaaggtaaTGAATGCAAAACTGAGATTGAGCCCTAATGAAGAAGCCTTCATTTTGAAAGAAGATTATGAAAGAAGACGAAAATTAAGATTGTTACAG GTTCGAGAACAAGAAAGGGGCATTGCCTTCCAGATAAGAGAAGGCGTAAAACAGAGGCGAAGTCAGCAGGTTTCTCATTTGGCTGAGGAGCTAAGGGCAAAATGGGAAGAAGCACAAAGCCAGAAAATACAGAATTTGGAAAAACTATATTTGGCAAGTTTAAGACATATGGGAGACGGACATCGACAGGCTAAAGAAAAT GAACCTGACCTGGATGCTCTTTCTCGGCgggcagcagaaagaaaaggaaaagcagaagtgAGGCATAAAGAAGCCCTAAAAGTgcagaaaaatcaaaaagaaatgttaatgaaacagaaaacaag GCACATAAAAGCTCGAAAGGAAGCAGTGCTTGTGGAAAAACAGAGATCTGCTAAAATGGCCAGGCTGCCACCGCCTGTCCCATCTCCCTTTGAG AACATTGACGTAAACAGGATTCCTTCATTGAAAACCAACAGTTCCACCTACCATCATATTTCCACCTTTGTGAGTAGACAGATGGATACAGAGCAG CCAGATGCTCATTTGGCTGCTGAAGAAGAAGCTAGACGGGTGGAAAGACTACGAAAACAGGCGGCACAGGAGAGAATGGAACAGTTTGAAAGGGCACATGTGCGGGGATGCCAAGCCATGAAAAAGATCCACTTGGCCCAA AACCAGGAGCGATTGATGGAAGAACTTAAACAGCTGCAGAAAGAGGACCTGGCCCGTAGGAGGCAGACAGTGGCACAGATGCCGCCACAGCTGCTGGAGCTGCCATACCGACGGAATGAGATGAAGGAAGACTGGCAGAGAGAGCTGGAGTTTGCCTTTGAAGATATGTACAATGCAGATAGGA AGGTGAAAGGAAACCTGATTTTGCATCTTAAGCCAGAACCTTTGCCTACAATGTCTGATCAGCTCCAAGATGAAGAACTGGACCTTtcagtagaaggagaaaatgaaggtgAAACTGAGAACCCTCAGGTGCCAGACACTGCAGTAATATGTCCTAGTGGAACAG TGCCCTTGGcaacaaagacccaacaaatcCCCTCaagacttctttttaaaagattattaagCAAGATTCGAAGTCAAAAATCACTCTGGACAATTAAATCCATATCTGAGGATGAAGGTGAGGTGACTGCGAGCATCAGTGAGAGTGAGAGTAAAATACCAAGCATGGACTCAGGATCTATTACCACGGAGGAGAGGACAGCACCGTTTGAGCAGGAGCAAG TCATGGACAGTGAAAGGCTGACGATAGAATCTGGACCACTGAGCAGTGAAGATAAACCATTTTCCTACAAAGTGGGGACTGGAAAGGAACAAG CAATGGCTTCGTCTCCACCTGCCACAACTGTGGCTCAGAGTTCAGTCCTTCTTCATCCTCAGGAAGAAGCAGTCAGAATTCGAATGTCATTAAGGCATAAACAG ATAATGGAGATagaagagcagaagcagaagcagttgGAATTACTTGAACAAATTGAGCAACAGAAGTTAAGGTTAGAAACTGATTGTTTCCGGGCTCAACTggaagagcaaagaaagaaagctgatcAGCTTGAG gtatGCCCTGCTCCAATGTCACATGCTATGATTTCTGATGAAGACTGTCACAGGCAGATGATTCGTAACTATCAACATCAGCTTTTACAACAAAACAG GTTACACAAACAGACTATTGAAACTGCCAGGAAACGATTACTCGAATACCAAACTGTATTAAAAGAACGATGCCCATCCATGTCAGCCGCAATACTGATACCTGATTCTGTTGTGTCACGGCCCCCACAGCAATCCCAAAAGCCTGCTGCTTCTTCAGACTATGGGGATCCAAGCCAGAGACTGAAACTAAGTCCTAGCAAATATCAACCTGTGAAGCCCACACAGATCCCTACATTAGAGCAGACTCATATCCAGGTACCAAGAGAGGGTCACATTCCACAGAGGCAAGGAAAAATAGCTGGATCAGAGATGTTAGCTGAGCAGTCCGTGAAATCACAGGAACGTCAGTGGCAATTCTCTCAGGTGGAAACACATCAGAGAGACTATGAGCTTGTCCTTAAAGATTCTCATTCACTTTCAAGGACTTTGTCTTATGTTAGGCCACAAATATTACAAGATGCTGGAGAAATATCTAAACCACCGAGGGCAATAATTTGTCAAAGTTTAGATTCCCAACAGATATCATCAGAGGATAGTGAAAATATATCTTCTAAGCCAACGGAACCGTCTTCTTTTCTCCCACTGCTACCTGAATGCCCTTTTACTAGTCTCCCAGTTAAACTCGAATCTGGAACAATTCAGAAGCCCTTTACAACCATAAACCAGTCTGTAATCAGTCAAATGCGTGATCAGCCTTTGTCATCCTCAGAGACTATTACAGCTCAGAAGGACGACTTAAGGTTTCTTCAAGAACAATTAGAACTACAGAAGAAAGTTCTCCAGGCAAGACAAGAGGCTCAGGAAAAGCTGCTTTTATGTACACAGAAAGAACTGGAACAGCATACTGGTCTCCCAGTATTCCTCCCTTCACCAGTTGGAAATATATTTCCTTCACTGCCCTCTGCCTCAGCTGAATCAGGAAACTTCCAGACATCTTCAACAAAAAGTGATGCCACTGTTTCCTCTGACAATATGGACAGGCTTTGGGATTCTTCACAACCCATCTCATCACGGCAAACTAATTTAGAATTTCTCCAAGAGCAGTTCAGTGTTGAGAAGGATAACCTTCAGGCTAGGCGGGAAGCCCAGGAGGTCCTGTTTGCACATACACAGAGTCAGCTGGATAAAATTGTACATTCTGAACAGGCTGGGTCTTCTTggccatatcaggtggctcagcagtcatTTAGTTCACTAACATCAGTTGATACACAATCTAGAAAAACCCAGAAACAGCCTTTACCTATGAACAAGAAAGGGCTACTCCCAAACCAGACTGAAGTCTCAAGAGCTCAGGATGGATCTTCAGGTTTTTTACAGCAGACCCTACCTCTTCAGAATACTTTAAGGTTGCTTCAAGAACAGCTGACTCTACAGAGGGGTATGACTCAACCTAGACATGATGCTCAAGAGGAATTACTTTTACGTAAAGAAAGATGTTCAACAGACAGTGTGGCGGGGCCAGTAAATTCACTCTCCTCAGTGGTTGCTCAGCACTTAGATGCTTCACATGCAGTTTCAGAAATTGGGCCTCAGAAGCTCCAGGAACTGTATtcatctaagaaagaaaatacatttctctccaGTCATTTGATTACCCCAGCAGTTCAAGAGGAGTCTCCTGGCTTTCCACAGCACAGCCTGCCAAGACAAGAACATTTTACATCACTCCAGGAAGAGACACACATTCAGAGGGTTATACTtggtgctagaaaaaaaaatcaggaatttgCTCACAAACAAAACGAATTAGAAAGGGGACTGTGTTCTCAACAGACTGGTGGTGCCTTGTCTTCTCCATCCCAAGTAACTGAATGGGAACTATCCCAGGAGTCTGTATCAGCCAGAAGTGATAGTACGGATCCCGTAAGCCATTTTAAGATTCCAGGATTTCAGGAAAGACTAGTTAGAGTTTCACAGCGTACATTCCCTCTACAAGATAATTTCCAGGAACACCAAGAATGGgtaaacacagaaaaagagagctTTCAATTTAGTTCTCAAACTCGAGAAAATACATCTTCTCAACAGACAGGCTTTTCGTCCTTTGAACCCTCATTAAGACTGTCATCATGTGTATCCTTGCCATCTGCTGACTCAGGTATAACACAGCAACCTCTCTCAACAGAGAGTGACAGTAAAGTAAAATCAAGCCATCTTCAGATACCAGAACTGCAGCATAGACTTTTAAAGATATCCCAGCTCATCCAGCCTCAGCAAGACAGTTTGAAGGCCCTTCAAGATCAATTAGCTACACAAAGGGAAGCCATTGTCCACTCTAGACAAGAAGCTCATGAAGAAACACTaagagaatggaaggaaaaaatattCCCAGAGCAGGTTGGTCCATTTTCTCTCCTGATACCACAACGTTCACTTGCTTCATTCCCTGTTTCTGATACTGAAAGAACACAAGGACTGTGTTCAGCCAACAGTGACACCATATCTTCGGGTTATTCTGAGATGCTGGAATTGCCTGACAGGGCATTGGGTTTATCACATACTGCTTTACCTCAGCAGGATAATCTGACTGCACATCCAGAACACCTTTATGCACAGACAAATTCCTTTCATTCTACTGAGAAGGCCCAAGAAGGGTTGGTGTTTCCTAGACTATGTAAATGTGAAGATATGTCTGCTGAGCATTTTATCCAACCTCATCATGATGACTTAAAGGCAGTTCAACAGCAGTTAGATATGCAAAGGGAATCCATTAGATCTGGCCAGGAAATACAAGAGGAAATGCTTTTGCAAAGGTTAAACAACTTGGAGCAAAGGGTATCTTGCAAACAAAttggctcttctccattttcatcccaGGTAGCACTGCCCATTGCCAATTCTGAAGAGACCTTACAGTCTTTCCCAACCAAAAGTGATGATGCTGAGATGCTCAGGTCCCATGATGAGTATCTGGGCTTTCCAcagcctcttctgcctctgcagaATAGCATGACAGAGCAGTTGAACATAGAAATGGTATCTCATAAAGAACTGCTTTTACACAAACAAAAGAGCCAAAACAAAAGTGACTTTCCTGAGCATTCTCTCCCTGCTTTGTTTCTGTCCAAGGAAATAGAGCATCCATTCATTCCACTACCTTTTGCAGAAACCAAATCTAAAAGCATTTGTGAGTCATATTTATCTGAAAAGGAGCATGCAGCTCCTAATGATGCTGTGATCACAAGATTTCAGGACAGACTTTTAAGTTATTCCCAGCCTGCCTTAACTCAGCAAGATAACATGAGTCTTCAGAAGCAGCTGAATCTACAAAGAGAAGCTCTACAAACTAGGCAAAAAGCCCAAGAAGAATTGCTTATGCAGAGACAGACATTCTTACAGCAGCACatccaaaaacacagagagacTTTGAAAGATTTCTTTAATATCAGTCAG GCAAGAAATACCACAGGTGAGAATGATTTGGAAATGCAGAAGACAGAACAGCTTGGAGGGTGGTTTCCTCACATCCAAGGCCTTACTTGGGGAGACTCAGGTCAGGGGAGCTCTAGTGGTGAGCAGCCGCATTCAGCAGATGTCTATGTTGAGCATGGTG GTGACAGTCTGGGCAAAGAACTGAGTGGTAGAGCCTCAAAGCCACCTGTCTCCAAAGTTAAATGTGTTTTGGACTTAAACCAGCATGAGCTTAGTACTATACAGGAAGTAGAGTCACCAGCAAGTGGCAGGACTTCCATGACAG GAAAAGCAGAGTTTTACCAAGAACGAGACCCATTAAGGGTCTCCGTAAGCAGAGAACAAAGTTTCCTGGGGAGCCCACTAGCTCATGATCCGTTTGGTTGTCATCAACCACCTGTCCAAGAGAACAGCAAAAGCCATGACAGTGCTAAAACAG TTAAAGTCAAGAAATCTGATGTTGAGGATCATGCAGTATTGAGTCGTGCTatctcagaggaagaagaaaaagaagaagaagaagaagcatgtACATACCTGGGTCCACTTGTGAAGCCAGATGATGAG GCTGAAACACAAGAGATTTCTCAGGAGCCATTGTCTTCAGTAACTGTTTCTACTGGAAGCTTCTTAAGTTATGAAATCACAGATTTGAGCCTCACAGATCCAG agtcattttcaGAACCGACAGAGCATCAAGAACAAGAATCTACCAATAAGCAGGAAGAGACTGATCCTTTTAGTCGTGCATTCCCTTCAATACAAATTATTTCTCAGCAGCAGCACTCCTTAGGTGCTCATAACTCTCTGTTGCCCACGGAGGAAGAAAGTACATCTGATCATGCACATGTTCAACAGATCATAGACAAGGATATAGATGAAGCAAATTTGATACCTGATAAAAGAGACTTTCAgg TTCCAGATGTGGACCTTGACTTTCGAGAATTGGAACACATATTTCCACACTTGCACCGTCAGCTCTTTAAACCCTTAGAACCACATCTAGATTTTGACTTATCCCCTGGGACTTCTCAAGAAGACAGAGACTTTTACCAG gatCTGAACAGTCTTTTCAGCAGCTCCTACCAGAATTCTCTTCACAGGAAAGCCAGCATGCTGATCTACCCAGCATTTATAGCATTGAAGCAAGAGGTACTTCCCGAAGCATGGAAAGCCACAACTATTctgaaatattacaaaataagaaaaaaagtatcTATCTCCAGCCCTCAACAGagaatttga